In the genome of Aspergillus luchuensis IFO 4308 DNA, chromosome 2, nearly complete sequence, one region contains:
- a CDS encoding uncharacterized protein (COG:S;~EggNog:ENOG410PVJR;~InterPro:IPR008979,IPR029058,IPR005674,IPR013736, IPR000383;~PFAM:PF02129,PF08530;~go_function: GO:0008239 - dipeptidyl-peptidase activity [Evidence IEA];~go_function: GO:0016787 - hydrolase activity [Evidence IEA]) has protein sequence MTLNQFLQTDRETYPYVFMKNTPPFGSQTYPVIATYGPYGKDVPYSVFNRSSFDEVNPQHKSAHSAWETPDPGYWTQRGYIVLRVDERGTGQSPGQLDVLSRGTSETFFDVIEWAAEQERSTGKVGLLGVSYYAATQWSVAARRPKGLAAIIPWEGFSDYNREAVRHGGILADQFIGIWWSRQVLPNQYGTPGRWGDPTLEGDLDSETRAQSLAGLTDNTVRYPFADDGQNKSRVFAVEDVKVPVLSVANWGGILLHLRGNVVGWMRASSRYKFLRFVVGRHDLPFYWEQSAELQRSFLDCFLRDDDHAGWKTTQPRVYLTLRNKDSDPTNELDQPGRPEADWPIPDTQYTTFFLTPKRTLSTVAAETTNTCTYDALHGDPIQFHYTSSSSIEITGHIVVHLTISASRLNPDNAPPSDIDIFVTLRKLDKEGNEVFYTGTVGDPAPVVKGWLRVSHRKVDETHPLHRPYLPYRSYSRSDVLPVVEDDKYPVDVEMWPTTTVLEAGESLVLEIAGHDTQGVGLFSHQHPEDRAPSKFAGLNHVEVGRDSSWILLPVIPPRN, from the exons ATGACCCTTAACCAATTTCTACAGACCGACCGCGAGACATACCCCTATGTCTTCATGAAGAAT ACGCCGCCATTCGGCTCGCAAACCTACCCGGTGATCGCAACCTATGGTCCCT ATGGAAAAGACGTTCCGTATTCCGTCTTTAATCGAAGTAGCTTCGATGAAGTGAACCCACAGCACAAATCTGCCCATTCAGCGTGGGAAACCCCCGACCCAGGGTACTGGACTCAGCGGGGCTACATCGTCTTGAGAGTAGACGAGAGAGGAACTGGGCAAAGTCCAGGGCAGTTAGACGTTCTGTCCCGTGGAACCAGTGAGACATTCTTTGACGTGATCGAGTGGGCTGCTGAGCAGGAACGGTCGACCGGCAAGGTCGGCCTGCTGGGGGTCAGCTACTACGCCGCAACGCAGTGGAGTGTGGCCGCTCGCAGACCCAAGGGGCTGGCCGCGATTATTCCTTGGGAGGGCTTCAGTGACTATAACCGAGAGGCTGTTCGTCATGGTGGCATCCTCGCGGACCAATTTATAG GGATATGGTGGTCTCGGCAAGTACTGCCCAACCAATATGGCACTCCCGGTCGCTGGGGTGACCCGACTCTCGAAGGGGACTTGGATTCGGAGACCCGAGCTCAAAGCCTGGCTGGCTTGACCGACAACACCGTCCGGTATCCGTTCGCGGACGATGGGCAAAACAAGTCTCGAGTGTTTGCTGTTGAGGATGTCAAAGTCCCTGTTCTCAGTGTAGCCAACTGG GGTGGTATTTTGCTGCACTTGCGTGGAAATGTGGTCGGATGGATGCGAGCGTCTTCTCGATACAAGTTTCTACGCTTCGTCGTTGGCCGACATGACTTACCCTTTTACTGGGAGCAATCGGCGGAGCTGCAACGGTCGTTTCTGGATTGTTTCTTGAGAGATGACGACCATGCGGGCTGGAAGACTACCCAGCCCCGGGTCTATCTCACTCTGCGGAACAAGGATTCCGATCCCACGAATGAGTTAGATCAGCCGGGTCGCCCTGAGGCGGATTGGCCTATCCCCGACACACAGTATACTACGTTTTTCCTTACGCCGAAGCGTACTCTATCTACCGTAGCCGCTGAGACGACAAATACCTGTACCTACGATGCGCTCCATGG GGACCCTATCCAATTCCATTATACGTCCAGCTCTTCCATTGAGATTACGGGGCATATCGTCGTACACTTAACCATTTCCGCCTCTCGACTCAACCCTGACAATGCACCCCCTTCTGATATAGATATCTTCGTCACCCTGCGCAAGCTGGACAAGGAGGGAAATGAAGTGTTCTACACGGGTACCGTCGGCGATCCGGCTCCCGTTGTCAAGGGTTGGCTGCGTGTTTCGCATCGCAAGGTGGACGAGACACATCCTTTGCACCGCCCTTACCTGCCATATCGCAGCTACTCCCGTTCTGATGTGCTGCCGGTGGTAGAGGATGATAAGTATCCAGTTGACGTGGAAATGTGGCCGACAACCACGGTCCTGGAAGCCGGAGAATCACTCGTGCTGGAGATTGCGGGTCACGATACGCAGGGTGTGGGCTTGTTTTCGCATCAGCATCCAGAGGATCGCGCCCCAAGCAAGTTTGCAGGCCTGAATCACGTCGAGGTGGGTAGGGATAGTAGCTGGATTTTGCTGCCTGTCATCCCACCGCGGAACTAG
- a CDS encoding M20 family metallopeptidase (COG:E;~EggNog:ENOG410PISA;~InterPro:IPR002933,IPR011650,IPR017439,IPR036264;~MEROPS:MER0002007;~PFAM:PF01546,PF07687;~go_function: GO:0016787 - hydrolase activity [Evidence IEA]), which produces MTHSTTTTISSLLSSTPLDLTPYEVLYKHFHAHPELSRQEKHTSEYLAAHLTQLGVFDIHTHIGGYGLAGVFRNVSNNNTNQEEGEEAKRHQTVLLRADMDALPVKELTNLPYASTITMRDTEGNDRPVMHACGHDMHMTCLLAAAKTLVKLRDAWSGTLIVLFQPDEERGGGAQAMVDDGLYSRIPVPDVVLGQHVMRMRAGSVASREGAIMAAADSMKITVFGRGGHGSQPHQTVDPVLLAAHIVVRLQSIVSREINPADLAVVTVGSLQAGQTENIIADRAEIGVDFRSVKLEVREQIIEGIKRIVQAECLASGSPVKPVFTPTRRFPPTVNDGDVARRVAETFAGHFQDFDPDVARTNIAEDFSSLATCRGIPSCFWLLGGVDQGVWDRAEKEGKVEEIPGNHSALFAPVVQPTLRTGVDALCLAALTFLGK; this is translated from the coding sequence ATGACTcactccaccaccaccaccatctcatccctgctctcctccacccccctaGACCTCACCCCCTACGAAGTCCTCTACAAACACTTCCACGCGCACCCCGAACTCTCCCGACAGGAGAAACACACCTCAGAATATCTCGCCGCGCATCTCACCCAACTCGGTGTCTTCgacatccacacccacatcGGCGGGTACGGTCTCGCCGGCGTCTTCCGCAATGTCAGCAAtaacaacaccaaccaagaagaaggggaggaggccAAACGCCACCAAACCGTCCTGCTCCGCGCAGACATGGACGCCCTCCCGGTAAAGGAGCTAACCAACCTGCCCTACGccagcaccatcaccatgcgCGACACAGAAGGCAACGACCGACCCGTCATGCACGCCTGCGGCCACGACATGCACATGACCTGTCTCCTCGCGGCAGCCAAGACCCTCGTCAAGCTGCGGGACGCATGGAGCGGGACGCTGATCGTGCTATTCCAGCCGGACGAAGAGCGCGGAGGCGGCGCACAAGCCATGGTCGACGACGGGCTTTACTCGCGCATCCCGGTGCCGGACGTAGTCCTTGGCCAGCATGTCATGCGCATGCGGGCGGGGAGTGTCGCGTCCCGCGAAGGGGCGATtatggcggcggcggatAGTATGAAGATTACGGTGTTTGGGCGGGGCGGACATGGGTCGCAGCCGCATCAGACGGTGGATCCGGTGTTGCTTGCGGCGCATATTGTGGTGAGGTTGCAGAGTATCGTGAGTCGGGAAATTAATCCGGCGGAtttggcggtggtgacggtgggGAGTTTGCAGGCGGGTCAGACGGAGAATATCATTGCGGATCGGGCGGAGATTGGGGTGGATTTTAGGTCTGTGAAATTGGAGGTTAGAGAGCAGATTATTGAGGGCATTAAGAGGATTGTGCAGGCCGAGTGTCTGGCTAGTGGGTCGCCGGTGAAGCCGGTGTTTACCCCGACGAGGAGGTTTCCGCCTACGGTTaatgatggggatgtggCTAGGAGGGTTGCGGAGACGTTTGCGGGGCATTTTCAGGATTTTGATCCTGATGTGGCCAGGACTAATATCGCCGAGGACTTTAGTTCCCTTGCTACTTGTCGGGGTATTCCGAGCTGTTTTTGGTTGCTTGGGGGTGTGGATCAGGGGGTTTGGGATagggctgagaaggagggcaaggTTGAGGAGATTCCGGGGAATCATTCAGCCCTGTTTGCGCCGGTGGTGCAGCCGACGTTGAGGACGGGGGTTGATGCCTTGTGTTTGGCTGCGTTGACTTTTTTGGGGAAGTAA
- a CDS encoding translation initiation factor eIF-2B subunit family protein (COG:J;~EggNog:ENOG410PMTS;~InterPro:IPR042529,IPR000086,IPR000649,IPR015797, IPR037171;~PFAM:PF00293,PF01008;~go_function: GO:0016787 - hydrolase activity [Evidence IEA];~go_process: GO:0044237 - cellular metabolic process [Evidence IEA]), with protein sequence MLISRKAYSFAPLFTCRSVHNSITRRSLSSTFTMSHKEQPHGSQLEKRAVVSSFIFHFPKGPSEKPVVALFKRSDKVRTYSHHLAPISGSISRNDNSPIEAAWRELAEETSLDQSSLIHWRTGKPFTFEDRSVNREWTVHPFAFKLKDPSEGGKGESAIKIDWEHEGWDWYDPQSVLDREDLEIVPRLKDSLRRVWFEGELSERAAKALSLGLERLRSDHESGAQELTAIALVAFRDFIVQTQDEINSEGWWKTVRMAAWHLIKNGRESMGASTMNALIAVLDEVKDILVDEQTNSQHKLERVLNVLDHHLKCRKSRQTQVKDAFANYIRFKFLHHGEALDKLTILTVSASSTIRDSILEAYASLDIRKLELRILESRPLFEGTSIGSSIVSHFKSRFLDTPGKELKVKIYTDASAALAAADVDLLLLGADRISSTKGVSNKTGSLPAVLCTKHVSPSAQIAVLSDLEKINCVGSMIEDDHHEDNDPMEVISAWRNDGVKAVRVLEDGMKEADAEGSSTVEVKNTYFEWVPLYMVDAFVSEEGVMDESRIRERSKQLGETVNRFFEDL encoded by the exons ATGCTGATCAGCCGAAAGGCTTATTCTTTCGCTCCGCTTTTTACATGCCGCAGCGTACATAATAGCATCACCAGGCGTAGTTTATCCAGCACATTCACAATGTCGCACAAGGAACAGCCTCACGGGTCGCAGCTTGAGAAGCGCGCTGTCGTTTCTTCAtttattttccattttcccaAGGGTCCGTCTGAGAAACCTGTTGTTGCGCTCTTCAAGCGCAGTGATAAAGTGCGGACGTACAG CCATCATCTCGCCCCGATTTCTGGCAGCATAAGTCGCAACGACAATTCTCCCATCGAAGCAGCGTGGCGCGAATTGGCCGAAGAAACCTCCCTCGACCAGTCTTCACTCATCCACTGGCGCACAGGGAAGCCATTCACCTTTGAAGATCGATCTGTCAATCGCGAATGGACCGTTCATCCTTTTGCTTTCAAGCTGAAAGACCCAtcagagggaggaaaaggcgaAAGCGCTATCAAGATAGACTGGGAGCACGAGGGATGGGACTGGTACGATCCACAATCGGTGCTGGACAGGGAAGACTTGGAGATTGTCCCGCGTCTAAAAGACTCTTTGCGACGAGTCTGGTTCGAAGGAGAATTGAGCGAGCGCGCAGCCAAGGCGCTTTCACTGGGTCTAGAGCGTCTACGAAGCGACCACGAGAGCGGAGCGCAGGAATTGACCGCTATCGCGCTAGTGGCCTTCCGGGATTTCATTGTTCAGACGCAAGACGAGATCAATAGTGAGGGATGGTGGAAAACTGTTCGCATGGCAGCGTGGCATCTTATCAAGAATGGTCGAGAAAGTATGGGCGCCTCGACGATGAATGCTCTGATTGCCGTTCTAGATGAGGTAAAGGACATACTTGTGGACGAGCAGACAAACTCGCAGCATAAGTTGGAGCGGGTCCTGAATGTGCTCGATCATCATCTCAAGTGTCGGAAGAGTCGTCAAACGCAAGTGAAGGATGCTTTTGCAAATTACATTCGATTCAAGTTCCTTCATCATGGGGAGGCGCTGGATAAACTTACCATTTTGACTGTTTCGGCTAGCTCAACTATCCGGGACAGCATCTTGGAAGCGTATGCATCGCTGGACATCCGAAAGCTGGAACTTCGCATTCTCGAGTCGCGGCCACTATTTGAAGGCACTAGTATAGGCTCATCCATCGTCAGCCACTTCAAATCACGGTTCCTGGACACCCCCGGTAAAGAACTGAAAGTGAAGATATACACAGACGCATCTGCCGCTTTGGCTGCCGCCGACGTGGATTTGCTACTTCTCGGTGCCGACCGGATATCCAGCACAAAGGGAGTGAGCAACAAGACGGGGTCATTACCAGCTGTGCTTTGCACAAAACACGTCAGTCCTAGTGCCCAGATCGCTGTTCTCAGCGAcctcgagaagatcaactGTGTCGGGAGCAtgattgaagatgatcatcatGAAGACAACGATCCGATGGAGGTCATCAGTGCCTGGCGCAACGATGGCGTCAAAGCCGTACGGGTGCTCGAAGACGGCATGAAGGAGGCTGATGCAGAGGGGTCGTCGACGGTCGAGGTGAAGAATACCTACTTCGAATGGGTGCCGTTGTATATGGTCGATGCGTTTGTTAGCGAAGAGGGCGTTATGGATGAGAGTCGCATTCGGGAGAGGTCGAAACAGCTAGGAGAGACGGTTAATAGGTTTTTTGAGGATTTGTGA
- a CDS encoding GFA family protein (COG:S;~EggNog:ENOG410PNTF;~InterPro:IPR011057,IPR006913;~PFAM:PF04828;~go_function: GO:0016846 - carbon-sulfur lyase activity [Evidence IEA]) — MSAPITSIFSRRGCSTAVTSTFVRRIALYNKPRSLSYNILNNNTNSITAQNPPNSVSSYHQSHYHLTKMQSYPGSCFCHKITYNLNLSSPDDARTSLCHCRSCKKAFGTNYGLTAKVPKDALQITSGTLKEYVGDNGSGSMIHREFCGDCGSYICEYGDAVKNDFRYICVGTLDDPEVLPPKGEFFCQSRVRWMPEIPDVFHKSKIKE, encoded by the exons ATGTCCGCGCCGATCACGAGTATCTTTTCTCGCCGGGGTTGTAGTACAGCAGTGACGTCAACATTCGTCAGGCGCATCGCTCTATACAACAAGCCCAGGAGTCTGAGTTATAATATCCTCAACAATAACACAAACTCGATTACTGCACAAAACCCACCAAACAGTGTTTCTTCCTACCATCAATCCCATTACCACCTAACCAAAATGCAATCCTATCCCGGTTCCTGCTTCTGTCATAAAATCACCTATAACCTTAACCTCTCGTCTCCAGACGACGCCCGCACGTCCCTCTGCCATTGTCGCAGCTGCAAG AAAGCTTTCGGAACAAACTACGGTCTAACCGCCAAGGTCCCCAAGGATGCTCTTCAGATCACATCTGGCACGCTGAAGGAGTATGTGGGCGATAATGGGTCTGGGAGTATGATCCATCGCGAGTTTTGTGGGGATTGTGGGAGTTATATTTGCGAGTATGGG GATGCGGTCAAGAATGATTTTCGGTATATTTGTGTAGGGACATTGGATGATCCGGAGGTGTTGCCGCCCAAGGGGGAGTTCTTCTGTCAGAGTAGGGTTCGTTGGATGCCTGAGATTCCGG ATGTTTTCCACAAAAGCAAGATCAAGGAGTGA
- the YFH7 gene encoding phosphoribulokinase/uridine kinase family protein (COG:F,H;~EggNog:ENOG410PIAB;~InterPro:IPR006083,IPR027417,IPR003593;~PFAM:PF00485;~go_function: GO:0005524 - ATP binding [Evidence IEA];~go_function: GO:0016301 - kinase activity [Evidence IEA]) — translation MEAEYIRIADAIQQEARKNDKKRLLVAIAGIPGSGKTTTASAVAQQLRKAESQPNKIALISMDGFHLSRAALDALPNREEAYIRRGAPWTFDAVRFVTFVQQLRQWADSTPFPSDGDSSSDAAVLYAPSFDHEAKDPVENGMTVTSDASIIIIEGNYLLLNEEHWRDVSHLVDYRIFVDADLQEARGRVARRHVSAGIEKTLEDGFRRVDSNDYLNALHIQEKLIRPDMVVKSVTEIA, via the coding sequence AGAATGACAAGAAGCGACTTCTCGTTGCTATCGCTGGAATACCAGGCTCTGGCAAGACCACCACAGCTTCAGCTGTCGCTCAACAACTCCGAAAGGCCGAGTCACAACCAAACAAAATAGCCCTCATTTCCATGGACGGCTTCCACTTGTCGCGGGCGGCATTGGATGCTCTTCCTAACCGTGAAGAGGCATACATCCGGCGTGGTGCACCGTGGACCTTTGACGCAGTGCGTTTCGTTACGTTTGTTCAACAGCTACGACAATGGGCAGATTCTACTCCGTTTCCATCAGACGGAGACTCATCATCTGACGCTGCTGTGTTATATGCACCGTCATTTGATCACGAGGCCAAAGACCCCGTTGAGAACGGCATGACTGTCACAAGCGATGCCTCGATTATTATCATCGAAGGCAATTATCTCCTATTAAACGAAGAACACTGGCGTGATGTGTCACATTTGGTTGACTATCGCATATTCGTCGATGCAGACTTGCAAGAAGCCAGGGGAAGAGTTGCCAGACGACATGTCAGTGCGGGGATTGAGAAGACGCTGGAAGATGGCTTCCGTCGTGTGGACAGTAATGACTACTTGAATGCGCTGCATATCCAGGAAAAACTGATACGGCCGGATATGGTGGTTAAGAGTGTGACGGAAATCGCATAA